In one Streptomyces sp. NBC_01241 genomic region, the following are encoded:
- a CDS encoding ABC transporter permease, giving the protein MSQAEAARAGSGGAAGSGGAAGSGGAAGSGGAAGSGGAAGSGAAAHPGRTRSPLWTFGILRSELTTTLRRWRTLALLGVLAAVPVLIGIAVRIETNQGSSPGPAGGGGGPAFLSQVTNNGLFLVFAALAVTLPVFLPLAVGVVAGDSVAGEANAGTLRYLLVAPAGRTRLLLTKYASVLTFCLVATLVVAASALAVGALLFPVGEVTTISGTRIGFGEGLLRAGLIAVVVAASLIGFAAVGLFVSTLTSSGIAAMAATVGLLITVQIVDTIPQLSGIHPYLFPHYWMSYADLLRDPVYGDDVVKNLGLQGLYAAVFGSAAWARFTAKDITA; this is encoded by the coding sequence ATGTCGCAGGCTGAAGCCGCACGCGCCGGGTCGGGCGGGGCAGCTGGTTCGGGTGGGGCGGCTGGTTCGGGTGGGGCGGCTGGTTCGGGTGGGGCAGCTGGTTCGGGTGGCGCAGCCGGGTCGGGCGCAGCAGCTCATCCGGGCAGGACGCGCAGTCCGCTGTGGACGTTCGGAATCCTCCGCTCCGAACTGACCACCACCCTTCGCCGCTGGCGCACGCTCGCGCTGCTCGGGGTGCTGGCCGCCGTTCCCGTACTGATCGGGATCGCGGTGCGGATCGAGACGAACCAGGGCTCCTCGCCCGGGCCGGCCGGTGGCGGGGGCGGCCCCGCGTTCCTCTCCCAGGTCACCAACAACGGTCTCTTCCTGGTCTTCGCGGCCCTCGCCGTGACGCTCCCGGTCTTCCTCCCGCTGGCCGTCGGGGTCGTGGCGGGCGACTCCGTCGCGGGCGAGGCCAACGCCGGCACCCTGCGCTATCTGCTGGTCGCCCCGGCGGGCCGGACCCGGCTGCTGCTGACGAAGTACGCCTCCGTGCTCACGTTCTGCCTGGTCGCGACCCTGGTCGTGGCGGCCTCGGCGCTGGCCGTCGGCGCGCTGCTGTTCCCCGTCGGTGAGGTCACCACCATCTCGGGCACCCGGATCGGCTTCGGCGAGGGGCTGCTGCGGGCCGGGCTGATCGCGGTGGTGGTCGCCGCGTCGCTGATCGGGTTCGCGGCGGTCGGCCTGTTCGTCTCGACCCTCACCAGCAGCGGGATCGCGGCCATGGCCGCCACCGTCGGACTGCTGATCACCGTGCAGATCGTGGACACCATCCCGCAGTTGAGCGGCATCCACCCGTATCTCTTCCCGCACTACTGGATGTCGTACGCGGACCTGCTGCGCGACCCCGTGTACGGGGACGACGTGGTCAAGAACCTGGGGCTTCAGGGTTTGTACGCGGCGGTGTTCGGCTCGGCGGCGTGGGCCCGTTTCACGGCGAAGGACATCACCGCCTGA
- a CDS encoding TetR/AcrR family transcriptional regulator, with amino-acid sequence MITSPSSLRRSERSRRAILEAALDLCTEKGYGRVAVEAIAARAGVSKKTIYRWWPSKGAVMLEAFTDALVGTAPFVDTGDVAADLRANVMGAVKLLSTPPFGPAYAGILSEVHHDDALAEAVRTKLVDPRFEEAVARLRRAQEQGRIPSDADLPLAVEMLYGPVYYRHVVRKPVHDEETVAALVAHVLRALGAPEPGTPEGGNG; translated from the coding sequence ATGATCACATCGCCGAGTTCGCTGCGCCGCAGCGAGAGATCACGACGGGCGATCCTGGAAGCCGCCCTCGACCTGTGCACGGAGAAGGGGTACGGCCGGGTCGCGGTCGAGGCCATCGCGGCCAGAGCGGGTGTCAGCAAGAAGACGATCTACCGCTGGTGGCCGTCAAAGGGTGCGGTGATGCTGGAGGCGTTCACCGACGCGCTGGTCGGCACGGCGCCGTTCGTCGACACCGGTGACGTCGCCGCCGACCTGCGGGCCAATGTGATGGGCGCGGTGAAGCTGCTCTCCACGCCGCCCTTCGGCCCCGCGTACGCCGGGATCCTCTCCGAGGTCCACCACGACGACGCACTCGCGGAAGCGGTCAGAACGAAGCTGGTCGATCCCCGCTTCGAGGAGGCCGTCGCCCGCCTGCGCCGCGCCCAGGAACAGGGCCGGATCCCATCGGATGCCGACCTTCCACTGGCCGTGGAGATGCTGTACGGCCCGGTGTACTACCGCCATGTAGTGCGCAAGCCGGTGCACGACGAGGAGACGGTCGCGGCCCTGGTCGCGCACGTGCTGCGGGCGCTGGGGGCGCCGGAGCCGGGCACGCCGGAGGGCGGGAACGGCTGA
- a CDS encoding HAD family hydrolase has product MPIPPAYALVATDLDGTLLRRDDSVSPRTRAALALAARAGARHLVVTGRPVPGIRGLLDELGYRGPVVCGQGTQLYDAGSGRMVRTVTLDREAADTALGKIEAQVGPVHAAVDQDGADGRTLIEPGYLMPHPTLPAQRTRHRHELWSAPVIKVLIRHPELTDDALAEAARTAVGDLASVTLSGPGTVELQPYGVDKGSGLALAAEFLGVAADTTIPFGDMPNDLPMFRTAGYGVAMANGHPDLRAAADEVTSSNEEDGVAEVLERVFG; this is encoded by the coding sequence ATGCCCATTCCACCCGCATATGCCCTCGTCGCCACGGACCTGGACGGCACCCTGTTGCGCCGTGACGACAGCGTGAGTCCCCGTACTCGTGCCGCGCTCGCCCTGGCCGCCCGGGCCGGGGCGAGGCATCTCGTGGTCACCGGGCGGCCGGTGCCCGGCATACGGGGGCTGCTCGACGAGTTGGGCTACCGGGGGCCGGTGGTCTGCGGGCAGGGGACTCAGCTGTACGACGCCGGGTCCGGGCGGATGGTACGCACGGTCACCCTGGACCGGGAGGCGGCCGACACCGCGCTCGGCAAGATCGAGGCTCAGGTGGGGCCGGTCCACGCGGCCGTGGACCAGGACGGGGCCGACGGCCGGACACTGATCGAGCCGGGATATCTGATGCCCCACCCCACGCTCCCCGCCCAACGGACCCGCCACCGCCACGAGTTGTGGTCCGCGCCCGTCATCAAGGTGCTCATCCGGCACCCGGAGCTCACCGACGACGCGCTGGCCGAGGCCGCCCGTACGGCGGTCGGCGACCTCGCCTCCGTCACGCTCTCCGGCCCCGGGACCGTCGAACTGCAGCCGTACGGCGTCGACAAGGGAAGCGGGCTCGCGCTGGCCGCCGAATTCCTGGGCGTGGCCGCGGACACCACGATCCCCTTCGGGGACATGCCCAACGACCTTCCGATGTTCCGCACGGCCGGGTACGGCGTCGCGATGGCCAACGGTCATCCGGACCTGCGGGCCGCGGCGGACGAGGTGACGTCGTCGAACGAGGAGGACGGGGTCGCGGAGGTGCTGGAGCGGGTGTTCGGCTGA
- a CDS encoding nitroreductase/quinone reductase family protein has protein sequence MPTSFNQSVIEEFRADGGKVGGPFEGGDLLLLTTTGARSGKQTTTPLGYVRHGDSLLIVGSNLGAPTDPDWYHNLLAHPVVRVELGTRTFQALAVPAEGARREELFAHAVKAAPGYGDYQARTARPLPVVVLERAEPDGWEAPGEVNSLADKLMEVHTWLRGQLRQVKTEADAHFAARAAHRGHGEPPAPGLGLQIRQRCLAFCNALEFHHTSEDAHLFPGIARYHPHLTDTFARLADEHRTVARIQGALVALLADIGIADPERFRAELDRMSMELNAHLDDEEEQILPLLAEVPWPPAPPAPAVP, from the coding sequence ATGCCCACGTCTTTCAACCAATCCGTCATCGAGGAGTTCCGCGCCGACGGAGGAAAGGTCGGCGGCCCCTTCGAGGGCGGCGACCTCCTCCTCCTGACGACCACCGGCGCGAGGTCGGGAAAGCAGACCACCACCCCTCTCGGTTACGTCCGCCACGGCGACTCGCTCCTGATCGTCGGCTCCAACCTCGGGGCCCCGACCGATCCCGACTGGTACCACAACCTGCTCGCCCACCCCGTGGTACGGGTGGAGCTCGGCACTCGTACGTTCCAGGCCCTCGCGGTCCCCGCCGAAGGGGCGCGGCGCGAGGAATTGTTCGCACACGCCGTGAAGGCGGCGCCCGGTTACGGCGATTACCAGGCCCGGACCGCCCGGCCCCTGCCGGTCGTGGTCCTGGAGCGCGCCGAGCCCGACGGCTGGGAGGCTCCCGGCGAGGTCAACAGCCTTGCCGACAAGCTCATGGAGGTCCACACCTGGCTGCGGGGCCAGTTGCGCCAGGTGAAGACGGAGGCCGACGCCCACTTCGCCGCACGGGCGGCCCACCGGGGCCATGGTGAACCACCGGCCCCGGGTCTGGGACTCCAGATCAGGCAGCGCTGCCTGGCGTTCTGCAACGCACTGGAATTCCACCACACCAGTGAGGACGCGCACCTGTTCCCCGGAATCGCCCGTTATCACCCGCACTTGACCGACACCTTCGCCCGGCTCGCCGACGAACACCGCACGGTCGCGCGTATCCAGGGCGCGTTGGTGGCGCTGCTGGCGGACATCGGCATCGCGGATCCCGAGCGGTTCCGCGCGGAGCTGGACAGGATGTCCATGGAGCTGAACGCGCATCTGGATGACGAGGAGGAGCAGATCCTGCCCCTGCTGGCCGAGGTCCCCTGGCCTCCGGCTCCTCCGGCTCCTGCGGTTCCTTGA
- a CDS encoding VOC family protein — translation MRVRVKDFDHLVLNVQDVERALEFYCGPLGLEPIKVGEWRAGEFPFPSVRVSPSVIIDLLDRPRSASNVDHICLVVEPLDWQQVIDSGTFTVLEGPVGRSGARGEAQSVYVRDPDGNTVELRWYPQDVVAD, via the coding sequence GTGCGAGTAAGAGTCAAGGACTTCGATCACCTGGTGCTCAATGTGCAGGATGTCGAGCGCGCACTGGAGTTCTACTGCGGCCCACTCGGCCTGGAGCCGATCAAGGTGGGCGAGTGGCGGGCCGGTGAGTTCCCGTTTCCGTCGGTGCGAGTCAGCCCGAGCGTGATCATCGATCTGCTGGACCGGCCGCGTTCCGCATCGAACGTCGACCACATCTGCCTGGTCGTCGAACCGCTGGACTGGCAACAGGTCATCGACTCGGGCACCTTCACCGTGCTGGAAGGCCCGGTCGGCCGCTCCGGTGCCCGGGGCGAGGCGCAGTCGGTGTACGTCCGGGACCCGGACGGCAACACCGTGGAGCTGCGCTGGTATCCGCAGGACGTCGTGGCGGACTGA
- a CDS encoding GNAT family N-acetyltransferase has translation MRDRIKTPSGLLLRPWCGCDVEAVLAAFVEPAMRRQVVEPINSVAAASRWLSEREESWSAGSAFAFAVVGTDGVVLGNVQVGSLSRRHDTGWVSYWTTASARGRGVASSGCRALASWAFQGLGLFRLELGHRANNPASCRVAQAAGFAVEGLQRQKLVYDGVRYDVELHARLSTDPGPQV, from the coding sequence GTGCGCGATCGGATCAAGACCCCTTCGGGGCTGCTGTTGCGCCCCTGGTGTGGGTGTGACGTGGAAGCTGTGCTCGCTGCGTTCGTGGAACCTGCCATGCGGCGTCAGGTGGTTGAGCCCATCAACTCGGTGGCGGCTGCGTCGCGTTGGCTGTCGGAGCGAGAAGAGTCGTGGTCGGCAGGCTCGGCCTTTGCGTTTGCCGTAGTCGGCACCGACGGCGTCGTGCTGGGCAACGTTCAGGTGGGATCGCTCAGCCGTCGACATGACACGGGCTGGGTCTCGTACTGGACGACGGCTTCGGCCCGTGGTCGAGGAGTGGCGTCGAGCGGATGCCGCGCTTTGGCCTCCTGGGCTTTCCAGGGGCTTGGCTTGTTCCGGCTGGAGCTGGGACACCGCGCGAACAACCCGGCCTCGTGCCGAGTCGCTCAGGCGGCAGGGTTTGCGGTGGAAGGACTTCAGCGGCAGAAGCTCGTGTACGACGGTGTTCGTTACGACGTCGAGCTTCATGCCCGTCTGTCCACCGACCCGGGGCCGCAGGTCTGA
- a CDS encoding phosphotransferase, giving the protein MTDVTRAIAAATSVAASLDLPANEAIVLHNSNKLALRLTPCDVFARVAPVGQEVAQFEVDLAQRLTEVGCPVCPLEPRADPRVYTRDGFAVTLWTYYEPVTPHTSPVDYAKALEQLHADMRKVDVPSPRFTDRITEAEEVVADPDRSPELTDADRVFLSGRLASLRRAIDDRGAVEQLLHGEPHPGNVLSTKNGLLFIDLETCCRGPVEFDLAHVPEAVCEHYPSVDQGLLDECRQLVIAMVAAWRWELGDQFPNGRRFGEEFLRLLREGPPWPTLDTVTRRLDGL; this is encoded by the coding sequence ATGACCGACGTCACGCGTGCGATCGCGGCTGCGACTTCGGTCGCCGCATCGCTCGACCTGCCAGCCAACGAGGCAATCGTTCTCCACAACTCGAACAAGCTGGCACTGCGGCTGACGCCATGCGACGTCTTTGCCCGGGTCGCCCCTGTGGGACAAGAGGTTGCACAGTTCGAAGTCGATCTCGCTCAGCGGCTCACCGAGGTCGGATGCCCGGTGTGTCCCTTGGAGCCTCGGGCGGACCCGCGTGTGTACACGCGCGATGGCTTCGCAGTGACGCTGTGGACCTACTACGAGCCCGTGACACCTCACACCTCACCAGTCGACTACGCCAAGGCGCTGGAGCAGCTGCACGCCGACATGCGCAAGGTCGATGTGCCGAGCCCGAGGTTCACGGACCGGATCACGGAGGCGGAAGAAGTTGTCGCCGACCCGGATCGCTCGCCGGAGCTCACCGACGCGGACCGCGTGTTCCTCAGCGGCAGGCTAGCAAGCCTGCGACGAGCGATCGACGACCGCGGCGCCGTGGAGCAGCTGCTCCACGGCGAGCCGCATCCAGGCAATGTGCTCAGCACGAAGAACGGCTTGTTGTTCATCGACCTTGAGACGTGCTGCCGTGGACCCGTCGAGTTCGATCTCGCCCATGTTCCCGAGGCGGTCTGCGAGCACTACCCAAGCGTTGACCAAGGGCTGCTGGACGAGTGTCGGCAGCTCGTTATCGCGATGGTCGCCGCGTGGCGTTGGGAGCTTGGCGACCAGTTTCCGAATGGGAGGCGATTCGGAGAGGAATTCCTGCGCTTGCTGCGCGAGGGTCCTCCTTGGCCGACACTCGACACAGTGACCAGGCGACTGGATGGTCTGTAG